In one window of Leptospira sp. WS92.C1 DNA:
- a CDS encoding chemotaxis protein CheW, whose protein sequence is MNTIEDNQFLTFYLGDECYGIGILHIKEIIEYSGLTNVPLMPDFIPGVINLRGNVVPVVDLKHKFFKQKIEPDRKTCVIIVEIFSGRSLDGKERNDLGILVESVNEVVSISLDDIEPAPTFGARVKVDFIQGMARQENGFIIILNTEKILNLDELTSIEETQNSEMLVEEK, encoded by the coding sequence ATGAATACAATCGAAGACAATCAATTTCTAACATTCTATCTTGGAGATGAGTGTTATGGAATCGGAATATTACACATCAAAGAGATCATCGAATATTCCGGTTTGACGAATGTTCCTTTGATGCCGGACTTTATTCCTGGTGTAATCAATCTTCGCGGTAACGTCGTACCTGTGGTGGATTTAAAGCATAAATTTTTTAAACAAAAGATAGAACCCGATCGAAAAACCTGCGTAATCATCGTTGAGATTTTTTCTGGGAGAAGTTTGGACGGAAAGGAGAGAAACGATCTAGGCATTCTTGTAGAATCGGTCAACGAGGTGGTTTCAATTTCATTAGACGATATTGAACCTGCGCCGACTTTCGGAGCGCGCGTAAAGGTTGATTTTATCCAAGGTATGGCTCGTCAGGAAAACGGATTTATCATCATTTTAAATACCGAAAAGATTCTCAACCTGGACGAACTGACTTCGATAGAAGAAACCCAAAATTCTGAGATGCTTGTGGAAGAAAAATGA